One window of Streptomyces sp. FIT100 genomic DNA carries:
- a CDS encoding molybdopterin oxidoreductase family protein: protein MSHAPAAPAASALVPTHCPYCSLQCGMNLRGSGNPATAVEVVERADFPVNRGALCGKGRTAPALLSSRVRLTGPLVRSPATGRLEPATWEEALRATADGLRRTRAVHGADAVGVFGGGGLTNEKAYALGKFARVVLGTSQIDYNGRFCMSSAAAAHQRAFGLDRGLPFPLEDIPRTGCVILVGSNLAETMPPALRHLTELKENGGSLVVVDPRRTRTAEQADLHLAPRPGTDLALALGLLHLVVAQGRTDEAFIRDRTTGWEEARAAAMAHWPELVERITGVPVPQLRAAAGLFCDAPAAMVLTARGPEQQSKGTDTVGAWINLALATGNAGRPLAGYGCLTGQGNGQGGREHGQKADQLPGYRKIDDPAARAHVAGVWGIAPETLPGPGRSAYELLDALGRDVKALLLMGSNPVVSAPRAAHVEERLRSLGFLAVADVVLSETAELADVVFPVTQWAEETGTTTNLEGRVLLRRRALSPPEGVRSDLEVLHGLAALLGHGKGFPADPEEVFGELRRASAGGAADYSGISYRRLEEEQGVFWPCPQAPEPHPGTPRLFLERFATADGRARFVPVSHRDAAEETDAEFPVVLTTGRVVAQYQSGAQTRRVAELNAAAPGPFVELHPRLAARLGVADGDPVAVVSRRGRAVAPARVTETIRPDTVFMPFHWPGAGRANTLTNPALDPTSRMPEFKVCAVRLEAARG from the coding sequence ATGTCCCACGCACCCGCGGCCCCCGCGGCCTCCGCGCTCGTCCCCACCCACTGCCCCTACTGCTCCCTCCAGTGCGGCATGAACCTGCGCGGCTCCGGGAACCCGGCGACGGCCGTCGAGGTCGTCGAGCGCGCCGACTTCCCCGTCAACCGGGGCGCCCTGTGCGGCAAGGGACGTACGGCACCCGCCCTGCTCTCCTCCCGGGTACGGCTGACCGGGCCCCTGGTCCGCAGCCCCGCCACAGGCAGGCTCGAACCGGCCACCTGGGAGGAGGCCCTGCGTGCGACGGCCGACGGACTGCGGCGGACCCGGGCGGTGCACGGGGCGGACGCGGTCGGGGTGTTCGGCGGCGGGGGCCTGACCAACGAGAAGGCCTACGCGCTCGGGAAGTTCGCCCGCGTCGTCCTCGGTACCTCGCAGATCGACTACAACGGCCGCTTCTGCATGTCGTCGGCGGCGGCCGCGCACCAGCGGGCGTTCGGGCTCGACCGCGGACTGCCGTTCCCCCTGGAGGACATCCCGCGCACGGGGTGCGTGATCCTCGTCGGGTCGAACCTCGCCGAGACGATGCCGCCCGCCCTGCGCCATCTCACCGAGCTGAAGGAGAACGGCGGTTCGCTCGTCGTCGTCGACCCCCGCCGGACCAGGACCGCCGAGCAGGCCGACCTCCACCTCGCCCCGCGCCCCGGCACCGATCTGGCGCTCGCGCTCGGGCTGCTCCACCTGGTGGTGGCGCAGGGGCGCACGGACGAGGCGTTCATCCGGGACCGCACGACCGGATGGGAGGAGGCCAGGGCGGCCGCCATGGCCCACTGGCCCGAGCTGGTCGAACGGATCACCGGTGTGCCGGTGCCCCAACTGCGGGCGGCGGCCGGGCTGTTCTGCGACGCCCCCGCCGCGATGGTGCTCACGGCACGCGGCCCCGAGCAGCAGTCCAAGGGCACGGACACCGTCGGCGCCTGGATCAACCTCGCCCTGGCGACGGGGAACGCGGGCCGGCCGCTGGCCGGATACGGCTGCCTGACCGGGCAGGGCAACGGGCAGGGCGGCCGTGAGCACGGCCAGAAGGCCGACCAGCTCCCCGGCTACCGCAAGATCGACGACCCGGCGGCCCGCGCCCATGTCGCCGGCGTCTGGGGCATCGCCCCCGAGACGCTGCCGGGCCCCGGGCGCAGCGCGTACGAACTCCTCGACGCGCTCGGCCGGGACGTGAAGGCGCTGCTGCTGATGGGGTCCAACCCGGTGGTCTCCGCACCGCGCGCCGCGCACGTGGAGGAGCGGCTGCGCTCGCTCGGCTTCCTCGCCGTCGCGGACGTGGTGCTGTCGGAGACGGCGGAGCTGGCGGACGTGGTGTTCCCGGTGACGCAGTGGGCGGAGGAGACGGGCACGACGACGAACCTGGAGGGGCGTGTGCTGCTGCGCCGGCGCGCGCTCAGCCCGCCCGAGGGGGTACGGAGCGACCTGGAGGTCCTGCACGGGCTGGCCGCGCTGCTGGGGCACGGGAAGGGTTTCCCGGCCGACCCGGAGGAGGTCTTCGGCGAGCTGCGGCGGGCCTCGGCGGGCGGGGCCGCGGACTACTCGGGGATCAGCTACCGGCGGCTGGAGGAGGAGCAGGGCGTCTTCTGGCCGTGCCCGCAGGCGCCGGAACCGCATCCCGGGACGCCGCGGCTCTTCCTGGAGCGGTTCGCCACGGCGGACGGGCGGGCGCGGTTCGTGCCCGTCTCGCACCGGGATGCCGCGGAGGAGACCGACGCGGAGTTCCCCGTCGTGCTGACGACCGGGCGGGTGGTGGCGCAGTACCAGTCCGGCGCGCAGACCCGCCGCGTCGCCGAGCTGAACGCCGCCGCGCCGGGGCCCTTCGTCGAGCTGCATCCGCGCCTCGCCGCACGGCTGGGCGTGGCGGACGGCGATCCGGTCGCCGTCGTGTCGCGACGGGGGCGGGCGGTGGCGCCGGCGCGGGTGACGGAGACGATCCGGCCGGACACCGTCTTCATGCCGTTCCACTGGCCGGGGGCGGGGCGGGCCAACACGCTGACCAACCCGGCGCTCGATCCGACCTCGCGCATGCCGGAGTTCAAGGTCTGCGCGGTCCGCCTCGAAGCGGCGCGGGGCTGA